Proteins co-encoded in one Heptranchias perlo isolate sHepPer1 chromosome 9, sHepPer1.hap1, whole genome shotgun sequence genomic window:
- the LOC137325058 gene encoding tumor necrosis factor ligand superfamily member 6-like: protein MQQRNLYSIQTLGHENHSACGATSAWPVPLPELRIEKKWRWLKACHSLIVVMLFIALTGLVFGVCYLYHLQQQLNQLKQNIDGSLQKNPEKLTGAEDKTKPKNDVQMAAHLTGKRSTDDSNRLKWETSLGHAFILGITYKDGALIINETGQYFIYSKINFRGSQCEVLPLHQSVFKCHNNDQNDVKLMEIRVFNYCSGVEAWEKNTFQAGIFHLREGAQLYVSVPNPRMVSADELMTFFGVYKL from the exons ATGCAGCAAAGGAATCTTTATTCCATACAAACGCTTGGCCATGAGAACCATTCTGCTTGTGGGGCGACATCTGCGTGGCCCGTGCCACTACCAGAGCTGAGAATCGAGAAGAAATGGCGCTGGCTGAAAGCCTGTCACTCTCTGATTGTCGttatgctttttatagcactgacTGGACTAGTGTTTGGTGTATGTTACTTgtatcacctccaacaacaacttaACCAATTGAAGCAG AACATCGATGGAAGTCTGCAGAAGAATCCAGAGAAACTTACTG GAGCTGAGGACAAGACCAAACCAAAGAACGACGTTCAAATGGCCGCCCACCTTACAG GAAAACGATCAACTGATGATTCCAATAGATTGAAGTGGGAGACTTCTCTGGGTCATGCCTTTATCCTGGGGATTACGTACAAGGATGGAGCGTTGATCATCAATGAAACCGGGCAATACTTTATTTACTCAAAAATCAATTTCCGAGGAAGTCAATGTGAGGTACTCCCATTGCACCAAAGTGTATTCAAATGCCATAACAATGACCAAAACGATGTAAAGCTGATGGAAATCAGGGTATTCAACTACTGCAGTGGTGTTGAAGCATGGGAGAAAAATACCTTTCAAGCCGGAATATTTCATCTACGTGAAGGAGCGCAGTTGTATGTCAGTGTGCCTAATCCAAGAATGGTTAGTGCTGACGAGTTGATGACTTTCTTTGGGGTATACAAGCTTTAG